The following proteins are co-located in the Flavobacterium sp. CECT 9288 genome:
- the hemH gene encoding ferrochelatase encodes MKGVLLVNLGSPESPTPKDVKPYLDEFLMDKYVIDVPFLLRALLVRGIILQTRPKKSAAAYARIWWDEGSPLVVISRRMHEKVQKLVDVPVALAMRYGNPSLLSGLQELHDKGVTEVLLFPLYPQHAMASTTTILELAEEHRKKYFPEMKFTIVPAFYNKPDYLKNLADSIKGHLEGFDYDHLLFSYHGIPERHIRKTDITKSHCKIDGSCCNTPSPAHEFCYRHQCYETTKQVVKLLGIPEGKYSQTFQSRLAGDKWLTPYTDVEVNKMPKNGIKNLAVVTPAFVSDCLETLEEIAMEANEEFLHHGGEKFMAIPCLNDDEDWCKTVGNWITTWTGVSTTATLEKTTA; translated from the coding sequence ATGAAAGGTGTATTATTAGTAAATTTAGGTTCTCCCGAAAGTCCAACTCCAAAAGATGTAAAACCTTATTTAGATGAGTTTTTAATGGATAAATATGTAATTGACGTTCCGTTTTTATTACGTGCATTACTAGTACGCGGAATCATTTTACAAACAAGACCTAAGAAATCAGCGGCGGCGTATGCTAGAATTTGGTGGGACGAAGGCTCTCCACTTGTAGTCATATCAAGAAGAATGCACGAAAAAGTACAAAAACTCGTAGATGTTCCTGTTGCTCTGGCTATGCGTTACGGCAATCCATCACTTTTATCTGGATTACAAGAATTACACGATAAAGGGGTGACCGAAGTGTTGCTTTTTCCATTGTATCCGCAACACGCAATGGCTTCAACTACGACTATTCTAGAACTAGCAGAGGAACACCGCAAAAAGTATTTCCCTGAAATGAAATTCACAATTGTTCCAGCTTTTTACAACAAACCAGATTATTTGAAAAATCTAGCTGATTCTATAAAAGGGCATTTAGAAGGTTTTGATTACGATCATTTGTTGTTTTCATACCACGGAATTCCAGAACGCCACATTCGCAAAACAGACATCACAAAATCACATTGTAAAATAGATGGCTCTTGTTGCAATACACCATCACCGGCTCACGAATTTTGTTATCGTCATCAATGCTACGAAACCACAAAACAAGTGGTTAAATTGTTAGGAATCCCAGAAGGAAAATACAGCCAAACGTTTCAATCGCGTTTAGCGGGCGACAAATGGTTGACTCCCTACACAGATGTTGAAGTTAACAAAATGCCAAAAAACGGCATTAAAAATCTAGCCGTAGTGACACCTGCTTTTGTATCAGACTGTTTAGAGACTTTAGAGGAAATTGCTATGGAAGCCAATGAAGAATTTTTACACCATGGAGGAGAAAAATTCATGGCCATTCCTTGTTTAAATGACGATGAAGATTGGTGTAAAACAGTAGGAAACTGGATTACTACCTGGACAGGCGTATCTACAACAGCAACTTTAGAAAAAACTACTGCATAA